A part of Desulfobacterales bacterium genomic DNA contains:
- a CDS encoding MBL fold metallo-hydrolase produces the protein MNPMTVKNNVTWIGKIDWDLKKFHGDEYSTHKGSTYNSYLIREEKVALIDTVWAPFSKEFIKNLAHEIDLTRIDYIIASHAESDHSGALPELMRHVPETPIYCTRNGVKSLNSMIQFFELDEKSGYR, from the coding sequence ATGAATCCAATGACGGTAAAAAACAATGTCACATGGATCGGCAAAATTGACTGGGATTTAAAAAAATTCCATGGCGATGAATATTCGACCCACAAAGGCTCTACGTACAATTCCTACCTGATCCGTGAAGAAAAAGTGGCTTTGATTGATACGGTATGGGCGCCTTTTTCAAAAGAATTTATCAAAAATCTGGCCCATGAAATTGACCTTACCCGGATCGATTATATCATCGCCAGTCATGCGGAAAGTGATCATAGCGGCGCATTGCCCGAATTAATGCGTCACGTGCCCGAAACTCCCATATATTGCACCCGAAACGGCGTTAAGTCTTTAAACTCGATGATCCAGTTTTTCGAGCTTGACGAAAAATCCGGTTATCGTTAA
- the mscL gene encoding large-conductance mechanosensitive channel protein MscL: MEMLKEFKKFAMRGNVMDMAVGIIIGGAFGKIVSSLVNDIIMPPIGLLLGQVDFSTLAVTLKEKSLAADAVTIRYGLFINTVIDFLIVAFAIFMVIRQMNRFAKKETAPPAEPTTRECPRCYSIIPIQATRCPNCTSEIQPAQTEFVQK, translated from the coding sequence ATGGAAATGCTCAAAGAATTCAAAAAATTCGCAATGCGAGGCAATGTTATGGACATGGCCGTTGGAATCATCATCGGCGGTGCATTCGGCAAGATTGTCAGCTCACTGGTCAATGACATCATCATGCCACCCATCGGCCTGCTTCTGGGCCAGGTTGATTTTTCCACACTGGCGGTCACACTCAAGGAAAAGAGTCTGGCAGCAGATGCGGTAACCATCAGATATGGCCTGTTCATCAACACGGTTATAGATTTTCTGATCGTGGCCTTCGCGATCTTTATGGTGATCAGGCAAATGAATCGGTTCGCAAAAAAAGAGACGGCGCCGCCCGCCGAACCGACCACACGGGAATGCCCGAGATGCTATTCCATCATTCCGATTCAGGCGACACGTTGTCCGAACTGTACGTCAGAGATTCAACCCGCTCAGACAGAATTTGTACAAAAATAA